The sequence below is a genomic window from Proteus vulgaris.
GTAAATTTATTTTTAAATAATAAGTAGTTACCGCAGTTTCTATAAAATGGAGAGAAAAGGAATAATATATTAGAAATCGTTATATTTAGATTTTCTTCATCATTACTTTTCAGTTGTTAAAAAATGCTTTATTTATTTTTGCACTCTATTTTGAATAAAAACAGGTGGATTATGCTGAATAATCTGCCTGAATTCTTTAGAGTTATTTTTGAAACTATTGTAGGAAACGTATTTTATAAAGCGCCATAAAATTAAAAATAAATAAAATATGAAAAATTAAAAAATAGTTTTATGAAGAAAGAAGAGGGGGGAAATAAGAAATGAAGAGAATGACTATTGAGAATAAGAATATCAACCATTTCTATTATCTAAAAATGGCCGATATTCTAAATAATTAATATTAACGCAGAATATTCAGCATACGGCGTAAAGGCTCTGCGGCACCCCATAACAGCTGGTCACCCACTGTAAAGGCTGAAATAAATTCAGGGCCCATATTCAGTTTGCGAATACGGCCAACTGGTGTGCTCAATGTACCGGTAACTGCGGCTGGTGTTAATTCACGTATAGTTAATTCACGATCATTAGGAATGACTTTTACCCAATCGTTATGGCTTGCAAGTAATTGTTCAATTTCAGCAACGGGTAAGTCTTTTTTCAGTTTTAAAGTGAATGCTTGGCTATGGCAACGTAATGCACCAATACGAACGCAAAGACCATCTACAGGAATGATATTTGAACCTGTATTGAGGATCTTGTTGGTTTCTGCTTGCCCTTTCCACTCTTCGCGGCTTTGGCCATTTTCTAATTGTTTATCAATCCAAGGGATCAAGCTACCTGCTAGAGGAACACCAAATTGCTCAGTTGGCATCGCACCACTGCGCGTAAAGTTAGTGACTTTACGTTCAATATCTAAGATTGCTGATGCTGGGTTTTCTAGCTCTTTAACCACTTGATTATGTAAAGAGCCCATCTGTGACAGTAACTCTCTCATATGGCGAGCCCCCGCCCCAGAAGCCGCTTGATAAGTGGATACGCTTGCCCATTCCACTAAATTGTTAGCAAACAGACCACCTAATGACATCAGCATTAAACTGACGGTACAGTTACCGCCAACAAAGGCTTTAATACCTTTATTTAAGCTGTCTTGAATATGCTGTCCATTAACAGGATCGAGAATAATCACGGCATCATCATTCATACGCAGTGCGGATGCTGCATCAATCCAGTAACCTTGCCAACCTGCTTGACGAAGTTTTGGATAGATTTCATTGGTGTAGTCACCACCTTGGCAACTAATAATAATATCGAGTGATGCTAAGGTATCAATATCATAAGCATCTTGCAGAGTGCTACGGTGATTACCATAAGCGGGTGCTGCTTCACCTAATTGAGATGTGGTGAAGAAAACAGGGTTTATCCCATCAAAATCGCGTTCTTCAACCATTCTTTGCATTAAAACGGAGCCGACCATACCACGCCAGCCCACAAAACCAACATTTTTCATTGTAATTACCCTGTCTTTATCTGTAGGAATAGTGAGAGACCTCACACTAACCTGACAAAATATAGAGATGGGTGCAAGTTAATTTATTGATTATTTACCAAAGAATTAGAAGTGTTTCTTATAGTCTTCGTAGAGTTAACAAAAGAAAGCCGCAGAACGAACAAATATCAATGAGTTGTTAAAAAAGAAAATGAACCAACCATAAAAGTGTAAGAATAATCTGCTATATCTTATTTTCTTTTTTAGGATAAATAAAAATATATTCTTGTTTAAGAAAATAGAGTAAAAATAGAAAAATGTAAAATAGTGTAATATATAAGAAAAACGTATTTACTTAGAGATGACTCCAAGCTTTATACTGAAAGTCATTATTCAATAGATGATGTATTTTCATAAATAAAAAATAATGATGAATGTTCTTCATTTAATCTAATTTTTATTTTACCTTAATTAAAAGGCACTAGGAGGCGAAGATGGATATATCCACATTCATTCCATTATCTACATACTACTCATATTTAAAACGGTTTGTGATCTCACCAACCACGATGGGTACTATCGCGCCTTCATCTCGTTGGTTATGCTACGAAATGTTAGATAAACTCAATTGGCAACAGGATCTTCAGGTTGCTGAGTTAGGTGCTGGTACGGGTGTTATTACTCAACAGATCTTAAAAAGAATGTCGTTGAATTCTTCATTAGATGTTTTTGAAATAGAACCCAGCTTTGCGACAGAATTAGATAAAATTAACGATAAACGATTAAGGGTTTATACCGCATCAGCGGAGAAATTAAATAGCCATTATAATATGATTATTTCAGGGCTACCTTTTTTATCTATTCCTAGAAAAACAGGTTTAAGAGTTTTAAAACGTGTACATAAAGAATTATTAAAAACACAAGGTTGTTTTGTATTATTCCAATATACAA
It includes:
- the asd gene encoding aspartate-semialdehyde dehydrogenase, which produces MKNVGFVGWRGMVGSVLMQRMVEERDFDGINPVFFTTSQLGEAAPAYGNHRSTLQDAYDIDTLASLDIIISCQGGDYTNEIYPKLRQAGWQGYWIDAASALRMNDDAVIILDPVNGQHIQDSLNKGIKAFVGGNCTVSLMLMSLGGLFANNLVEWASVSTYQAASGAGARHMRELLSQMGSLHNQVVKELENPASAILDIERKVTNFTRSGAMPTEQFGVPLAGSLIPWIDKQLENGQSREEWKGQAETNKILNTGSNIIPVDGLCVRIGALRCHSQAFTLKLKKDLPVAEIEQLLASHNDWVKVIPNDRELTIRELTPAAVTGTLSTPVGRIRKLNMGPEFISAFTVGDQLLWGAAEPLRRMLNILR
- a CDS encoding class I SAM-dependent methyltransferase; its protein translation is MDISTFIPLSTYYSYLKRFVISPTTMGTIAPSSRWLCYEMLDKLNWQQDLQVAELGAGTGVITQQILKRMSLNSSLDVFEIEPSFATELDKINDKRLRVYTASAEKLNSHYNMIISGLPFLSIPRKTGLRVLKRVHKELLKTQGCFVLFQYTTRYEKTLSRYFHLEKKLVMLNVPPAWVYYCTPKHKIG